The Aerosakkonema funiforme FACHB-1375 genome segment TCCTCGACAAAGGTGTCGTCATCGACCTGTGGGCGCGGGTATCCTTAGTAGGGATCGAACTGCTAGCAGTAGAAGCACGGGTTGTCGTAGCGTCGGTAGAAACCTACTTAAAGTACGCCGAAGCAGTTGGTTTAACTTCACAAGCTGCTGTACCGGCTGCCTAATATTGTCACCATTGATGCTAAGTTAACCTGCTTGTTGCAATATCACAAGCAGGTGTTTCCAGTAATCTGATGCAGATGGTAGCTGTCGATCGGCGATCGAGAACGCTAATTTTTTGTTTTAGGGAGAAAATAGCGGAAAAGGAGCCTAAATTGTGTCTTTAAGAGAGGAATGGGATGCTGCGCGAGCGCAGCGTCAACAAGAAATCAACGAACGTCAACATCAGGTGCTGGAGCATCGCCACCAGACTCAGATGGAATTGTACGAGACAGCAACAAACCGAGCTGCGATGGCGGCTGCTCTGCGCGACTCGCTCAGTAACTTTCACAACACCTTGCAATCGGATGTGGCGAACTTCCGAGAAGAAACGCGATTGCATCAGCAAGAAGTCTGGATGGAAGAAGCGCATCAACGGGCAGCCTACGTAGCAGCTATGCGAGATTACGTTTGGGGAACAGCACCAACCCTGATGACCGACGTCAACCCCGTACCTTTGCCAGCCCCCAATGTCCCCCCCAGTGCCAAACCAAAATCTATCCCGACAAATCTGGAGCGGGTATTCCAGTACGTTCGGCAGAACATCGGTGTCCAGATCGATGATATCGAAACGGCATTAGGTCTATCTAGAGCCGATACAGTCAATGCTTTGCAAAGCTTAATGAACCAGAAACTTCTGGTGCAGCAAGCTCAGAGTTACTATCCGATCCAAGGGAGTTAATTGTGGCTACAGTTCTGCAAGTCAACTCCCAGAATTTTGTCGATACACCCACAATCAGTCGCTTGACCCAGCGTGCCCTGCGCTATCTCAGTACGGGTTTCTCGGTTCATTTGCGCGGACCGGCTGGAACTGGTAAAACGACGCTGGCAATACATTTGGCGAATCTGCTGGAGCGTCCGATTTTACTGGTGTTTGGCGATGATGAATACAAATCGTCCGATCTGATCGGTAACCAAGGGGGATACAGCCGCAAGAAAGTCGTGGATAATTTTATCCACACTGTAGTCAAGGTGGAAGATGAATTCCGCCAATCTTGGGTCGATGCGCGTCTAACCACAGCCTGCCGCGAAGGCTTTACTCTGGTGTACGACGAGTTCAACCGTTCCCGTCCGGAGGTGAACAACGTTCTGCTCTCCGTATTGGAGGAAAAGCTACTGGTGCTGCCGCCAGTTGCCCAGCAACAAGAATATATTCGCGCCCATCCGGAATTCCGGGTGATTTTCACCTCCAATCCAGAAGAATACTGCGGAGTTCACGAAGCACAAGATGCGCTGATGGATCGTTTGGTGACGATCGACATTCCAGAACCAGATGAACTGACTCAGCAGGAGATTCTTGTCCAAAAAGCAGGAGTGACGCGAGCTGAAGGCTCAGTCATCGTTCATCTAGTCAAGAGGTTCCGGGAGCGCACGCAGGCAGATAAGTCATCCGGTTTGCGAGCTAGTCTGATTATCGGTAAAGTCTGTCACACCCAAAATATTACTGTTGCGCCGACCAACGCAGACTTTCGAGATATCTGTGCGGATGTCTTGCTGTCGCGTTCCAAACTGCCCCAAAGCGAATCAATCTCGATTCTTGGGGAACTGTTTCAAGAACTTACGTCGGTAAAGAAACTCGCTACTAAACGGAGGTAAAGTAATGCTGCTTATTCGCACCATGCGGCAAGTTCGCACTGGCGGGATGATTTCCAGTTTCCGCGCTTGCCAAACCTTGAGCGGTTTGGACTTATCTGCCAGCGATCGCGCCCGCTGCATCGGTGCATCAGCAAAAATGCTGGCTGGTGAAGCCCGCAGACAGTGGCTGAAGAAACAGTGGAAACGGCAGTAGTAATTCCATCTTACCCAGGAGGTCTTTAGTCATGACGAATCTCGATGGTATTCCCCCACACTTACTGTCCAGCGAGCATTATCGTCAAATGCTAGTTAGGGATGGCCAACGCCGCTATCAGGAATGGCACGGCGAGTTTCTCAGGCATCAAGAAGAGTTTCTCAAGGATCGAGACAGTCGATCGCGCGAGATCGAGAACCTGCGAAACGAAATCTATGAATATCACAAACGTCGCACTGCGGAATCGCGCAATGAATTTTTGCGCTACCAGAATAAGTTTCTTGCCGAAATGCGTCGCTACTAAACCATAGATTCACTACGGGGTATAGAAGATGAGAAACCGGGTTTCTTTCCAGGAATGAAACTCGATATTTCGTTGCTATAACCCAAAGAAACCCGGTTTCTGGGATTACTTATAGGTGTTCTAGAAACTAACCCGATCGTCGGTCGGAATATTACAAGCAATTCAGAAAGTCAAAAAAATATTGGGGCGAGCGATGATACTGAAAGAAACTGCGATCGCACAGCAGCTAAAAGAAGTTGACCTCAGTTACCCAGCTGAAGCAACTCCCTACATTGATGACTGTGGCTGTCAGATTAAAATCCCCTACGGCCCAGAATTCAACCCGACCAGCTTCACGGCTGAAATGTGGGTTCAGTACAAAGGGGGAGCGGGGTATCGATCGATCTTGACCTCCGTCAGCGGCTCAGCATGGCAAGGACGCCGAGGCTACGTTTTCTGCGTCACCCCCAACGGACAGTGGCAATTCTGGATGGGCAGCGGTCAGAGCAGAAGTCCCTGGCTCGTAGTAACAGGGCCAAAAGCCAAACCGGGAGTATGGACGCATTTGGCTGGAACTTATGACCAAGTGTCCCAAATTATGACTTTATATGTAAACGGTCAGGCAGTGGGACAGCGCACGGGAGTACCGTTTTTGCCAAATACCTGCAATCCCCTCCATATAGGAGCAGGTGCGATCGAACAAGCCGGAGCCAGTCACTGTTTATTTCGCGGCACAATTACTAAAGTCAGAGTCTGGAGCAGAGCGCTGGTAACTCAAGAACTGCAAGCTCTAGCCAGTACCGGCGAGCCAGATGATGCGGCGATCGTCAGCTGCGATGGGCAAGGCGATTATATCGAAATACCCTATAGCCCAGCTCTGAATCCCACTCAATTTACCGTATCTTGCTGGGCGAACGTCCAAGGCGAACAGGGTAGATGGCGCTCGATCGTCACTTCTCGCGACATCTCTCCAGAAAAAGGATACATTCTCTATGCAGGAGAGAACAATCGATGGCAATTTTGGCTGGGCACCGGGCCAAATGGCTGGGTATACATTAACGGGCCTGAATTAAAGCTCAATACCTGGACATTCCTCGCAGCTACCTACGATGGCACGATCGCCAAATTCTATGTCAATGGCGAATTAGCAATAGAAAGAGTCGTAAATGGTTTTGTGCCTAATACCGCTCGTCCCTTCCGAATTGCCGCAGGCGTAACAGAAGGCAACCCAAGCTACTTTTTCCCCGGTCACATCACCGAAGTGCGTGTGTGGAATCGCGCTTGCGTCCAAAAAGAAATTCAAACCGAAATGAATTATCGCCTTGACGGCGACGAAGCGGGCTTAGTGGGATACTGGCCCCTCAATGAAGGTACAGGCACCGCAGTCAGGGATAAGAGCGTATACCACAATCATGGCACAATGTCAAGTTATGTGGAAATCCCTTATGTCCCGGCGCTCAATCTCACCCAATTCACCTTATCCTGTTGGGTAAACTTACAAGATTGGCAGGGAACTTGGCGTGCTGCTATATCCTCCCAAGACGATTTTCTGCCCAAAGGATACGTTCTCTATGCGGGTCAAGATAATAAATGGCAATTTTGCCTGGGTGCTGGAGAAGCAGGTTGGACTGTAGTTAGCGGTACAGAAGCGATTTTCCATAGTCGTACATACCTGGTCGCCACCTACGACGGCGCAATGCTGAAATTCTATATTAATGGTGAATTAGTCGGCGAAAAACTGACTCATTATGTGCCCAATACCTCGCGTCCTTTGCGGATAGGAGCCGGTACAAAAGACGGAAAACCAGCCAACTTTTTCCCCGGTCAAATCACCGACGTGCGGATTTGGAATCGCGCTTGCAGTCAAGCGGAAATCAAAAATGAGATGAACAGTTTGGCGGTGGGCGATGCACCGGGCTTAATGGGATTTTGGCCTCTCAAGGAAGCAACGGATACTACCGTTATCGATCGCACCTATAACAGCTATCACGGTGTTATTAAGCGAGCCGACTGGGAAAATTTGGTCGGTTTAGTTCTGGTCAGAGGCAACCTGAACGGCAACGGCAACGGTAACGGCAAGAACGGCCACTATTAACCTTTCCCCTGTCATGCCATAGTGGGATTTCCAGAAACCCGGTTTTTTAGAAAAACCGGGTTTTTTGTTTAGCGATCGACCGCAATTTCTTATTTTTAATCAAATCTATCGAAAACCAGATGAAAAAGTTGAATATTAAATATAACTATTGCTCTGCACATTCATTCTCATCTAACCTCACGACAAATGATATTTGTTGGTAGCAATTACTTTGGCTGATGCGTTAACTTGGAGATCTAGTAGTTTGTCAAGTGAGTTTTGAAGTTAAAGAAACCCTTTTTAGAAAAACCGCGTTTCTTCGCCAGTTCGACTTATCAAAATCAATTTGGTGAACTGCCAGTCAGATAAGTATTGTGCAAAACGCTAGCTATGTTAGCTGGGAGCATCACAATGCACAAAAAAATTGCACTGCTTTGCCTTGCTTTTATTTTGGGACTTGCCCTATGGCCCAGTTTGACGCTGGCTCAATCGACAGGTTTCCTAGAATCCCGTATTTCTAGATTAGAGACAGATAACTCCCAGTTGCGATCGCAAGTTGAGCGCATCGAGTCCCAACTATATCGAATCAGCAACCGTTCCGAATTCCCCAGACGGGAAATACCCAGACCGACACCAGCACCTTTACCCCCACGCGCCACCCCCAGAATCAACACACAAAGACCATCTCAAGATCCCATGTTTGAGCGACTCGCCAACATAGCAGTTGACCTAAACCAGCGCGTCAAAGCGCTGGAGGCACAAGTTGCACAATTGAAGAGGCAGCTAGGCCAAAGGTAACAGAAACTGCCGATCTTTAAGAAATAAAGCCTATATTGCTAATAAATTCCCCTCTTCCCCAAGAGCGGCAAACACATCGGGGGAAAACATTTCCCACAATGCCTGAAAATATGGCATAAATTTCGCTGCTTGTTCCGCAGTCAAACGACTGCGGATTTCTTTACCCAATAAATACAGCATTTGCCGCAGCAGCTCCCACTTAACCCCCAAAGTAGGGTAAAGCATCACGCATAGAGGAAATAGTTCTTGTTGAATAGCGGCGATGTTCTCTTCCAAGGCGCACACCCACAAATACACTTGGAACATTTCCACATCGCGGATACTGGAAACTTGCACTGTTGGGTCGGTTAAAGCACCGCTGTTGCTG includes the following:
- the gvpA gene encoding gas vesicle structural protein GvpA, encoding MAVEKVNSSSSLAEVIDRILDKGVVIDLWARVSLVGIELLAVEARVVVASVETYLKYAEAVGLTSQAAVPAA
- the gvpN gene encoding gas vesicle protein GvpN — protein: MATVLQVNSQNFVDTPTISRLTQRALRYLSTGFSVHLRGPAGTGKTTLAIHLANLLERPILLVFGDDEYKSSDLIGNQGGYSRKKVVDNFIHTVVKVEDEFRQSWVDARLTTACREGFTLVYDEFNRSRPEVNNVLLSVLEEKLLVLPPVAQQQEYIRAHPEFRVIFTSNPEEYCGVHEAQDALMDRLVTIDIPEPDELTQQEILVQKAGVTRAEGSVIVHLVKRFRERTQADKSSGLRASLIIGKVCHTQNITVAPTNADFRDICADVLLSRSKLPQSESISILGELFQELTSVKKLATKRR
- a CDS encoding LamG domain-containing protein, giving the protein MILKETAIAQQLKEVDLSYPAEATPYIDDCGCQIKIPYGPEFNPTSFTAEMWVQYKGGAGYRSILTSVSGSAWQGRRGYVFCVTPNGQWQFWMGSGQSRSPWLVVTGPKAKPGVWTHLAGTYDQVSQIMTLYVNGQAVGQRTGVPFLPNTCNPLHIGAGAIEQAGASHCLFRGTITKVRVWSRALVTQELQALASTGEPDDAAIVSCDGQGDYIEIPYSPALNPTQFTVSCWANVQGEQGRWRSIVTSRDISPEKGYILYAGENNRWQFWLGTGPNGWVYINGPELKLNTWTFLAATYDGTIAKFYVNGELAIERVVNGFVPNTARPFRIAAGVTEGNPSYFFPGHITEVRVWNRACVQKEIQTEMNYRLDGDEAGLVGYWPLNEGTGTAVRDKSVYHNHGTMSSYVEIPYVPALNLTQFTLSCWVNLQDWQGTWRAAISSQDDFLPKGYVLYAGQDNKWQFCLGAGEAGWTVVSGTEAIFHSRTYLVATYDGAMLKFYINGELVGEKLTHYVPNTSRPLRIGAGTKDGKPANFFPGQITDVRIWNRACSQAEIKNEMNSLAVGDAPGLMGFWPLKEATDTTVIDRTYNSYHGVIKRADWENLVGLVLVRGNLNGNGNGNGKNGHY